The genomic DNA ATATTGATATATGGGGTGATGTCATAGCGTGCCATACCCGTCTTCCTTTCTGTCAGTTTTTTAGCGCGGTTTTACACGGCACCGGTAGTCGGTTCCGTTGACGTTCACAGTAAACTCCCACGGGCCGGGCGTCGCCCGCACCAGATCGAGATCGGTGCGTATCGCCTCAAGGCGCCGGAGGTTCGAGAGGTAAATGTCCTGTGCCTCGGTGACGGTCACCGCTTTGAAGCGCACCGTGTCGCCGAATTTGCACTGCGCAATTAATGGGAAATCCGCCGTGATGACGTTGGCGATTTTCGTATAGCCGCCGGTGGTTTGGCGGTCAGCCAACATAATGATCGGCTGGCCCGCGCTGGGAATCTGCACAGCGCCCATCGAAATGCCGTCGGAGATGATGTCTCCACCCTTGATGTGCTCAACAACCTCGCCCTCCAGGCGGCAGCCCATGCGGTCAAACTGGTTGGTTACCGAATAGGTGGTGCTCAAAAAGGTCTTGATGCCCTTTTCGGTGAAGGCGTCATCCTGTGGGCCCATGACTACCCGCAACGTCTTGTGCGTAGCGGTGAAATCCTCCGGTGGAACAAAGCGCCCCTGTGTCAGATTAGGCAGGTCGGTTTTAGGCGCTCTGAAAGCTAGGCGATCCTCCTTGCCTAGTTTTCGGCCCTCCACACCGCCGATCTGTGCCTTGAGGTAGGTTGAACGGCTGCCCATGACTGGTGCAATGTCAAAACCACCCGCCACAGCCAGATAAGCCCGGCAGCCCGAAACCTGCATGCCAAACGTCAGCTTATCGCCCGGCTTGACCGCAACTGCACGGTACATCGGCATTGGCGAGCCGTTGAGCGCAGGCGAAAGATTGCCGCCCGTCACTGCGATGACATTGGCCTCGTCAAAGGTGACAGCGGGGCCCATCATGGTAATTTCAAGCGCCGCTTCGTCCTTTTCGTTCCCCACAAGAATATTGGCAATTGCAAAGGAACGGGGATCCATAACGCCTGATACGGGCACGCCATACTGCTGATAACCAACGCGCCCTGCGTCCTGCACGGTGGTCAGAAAACCGCCGCTGAGAATCGTCATGCCCATAATTAACCCTCCTTGCTGTATGTTTTGACGACATAACTGCCTGCGGCAACTTGTGCTGCGATGTCGTCGAATTCGGCC from Oscillospiraceae bacterium MB24-C1 includes the following:
- a CDS encoding biotin-dependent carboxyltransferase family protein, translating into MGMTILSGGFLTTVQDAGRVGYQQYGVPVSGVMDPRSFAIANILVGNEKDEAALEITMMGPAVTFDEANVIAVTGGNLSPALNGSPMPMYRAVAVKPGDKLTFGMQVSGCRAYLAVAGGFDIAPVMGSRSTYLKAQIGGVEGRKLGKEDRLAFRAPKTDLPNLTQGRFVPPEDFTATHKTLRVVMGPQDDAFTEKGIKTFLSTTYSVTNQFDRMGCRLEGEVVEHIKGGDIISDGISMGAVQIPSAGQPIIMLADRQTTGGYTKIANVITADFPLIAQCKFGDTVRFKAVTVTEAQDIYLSNLRRLEAIRTDLDLVRATPGPWEFTVNVNGTDYRCRVKPR